The genomic stretch CTGCCTTAATCAGTACAGTACGCTGGTTTCCTCCAAAAGGGGGGGGGCTGACACACCCGGTATTGAAGCAAATTTTGGACGTACCTTAAAGAGTGCAAGATCTTGTATTTCACCCAATGACCTGGTTTCACTGCTAAAAACAAGTTGGCCTACTGGTGCACCCCCTCCGTCAAAACGCGTGATGAACGGAGGTACTGTCCCCGGAGGCATAAAGGCCCTGGATCTGTTGACCTGGGCTACCACTTCCGCCAAAGCCTGAGACATGTCGGTGCCCTCATGAAAAATGAGCTTCATCAAGGATACGCCCTGGATAGTTTTGCTTTCCACTTCCTTTATCCCATTGATATACAGAAAATGGTACTCGTAATAAGAAGTCATAAATCCTTCGATTTGATTAGGAGCAAGACCACCGTATGTTTGGGCCACATAAATAGTGGGGGTGCCTAGTTTTGGGAATATATCAACTGACATATTCCGGATTGACAATACCGCAAAAAACACGATGGCCAAAAGGGTTACCATGACGGTTATGGGTTTTCGCAGTGCAGATATTATTAGTTTGATCATCTCCTATAATTGATTTAAGAATATTTCCAGATTACCATTGACAGCAGCTGTATACAATAGTGCTTTCCAGGCTTCCCAATAGGATTTTCGTAGTTCTATTTCCGCAGTAATCAGTTCGTTTTGGGATTCAATCAGTTCCGTAAAGCTCATCAACCCGGCCTGGTATCGGGATTGTGCGGCTTCGTAAGCATAAAGAGCATCCTCAACCTGGTACGGAGTCTCTCTTGCAATAGCCATTGCTGTTTCTAAGGCCTTATCAGCTATGGTTTTTTGTTTATTGAGGGTCAGTCTCACTTCTTCAAGTTGCTGTTTATAAGCTTCAGTTTCCCATTCCTTGGCTTTCCATTGGGTTTTGTATCGGCTGATTTGGGTCAGCGGCATAGTCAATTGTAAACCCAGGCCATAATTGAACCGGGTCAGATTAAATCCATCAGTAGGATTATTGACAAAACTGTTACCGTTGTTGTCAAGCTGAATCCCCGAACCTCTGCCATAAGCGGTGCCCCATACACTTAAAGTAGGTAACCAGCTTAATTTTTCAGCTTTAAATTGGTATTGTGCGGCATTCCATTGGGCTATGGCCAGGTTTTCCTTTGGATGAATCACCCCTGAAACTTCTGGCAACCTGGGAAGTACTTTAAGAAAGGTAGAATCCGCCAGGTTTTCTGGCAAATCAGCCGCAATTAACTCAGACAGTTTCTCTTTATATTCATGAATGGTATTTTGTTGTTGCAGTATATTGATTTTCACCTTGGAAAGCTCCGTCCTAAATCGTGCAGTATCCACCCCTGAAACCAGCCCTGAATTAGCCAGGACCACAGCCTGTTCGTAATTTGATCTCGATCTTTCCTGATCACTTTCCAGTAGATCAAGAATTTGTATAGCAAGGAGGTAATCCAGATAGGTACTCGATAGTTGAACGCTATGCTCTAAAAGTGTAAGATCCTTTATGGAAGTGCTGGCCTCATGGGTGCTTTCCGCTGCCTTTATCTCATTATTTCTTCTTCCGAAAGTGTAGGGTTCCCATTTCATGAGCAGACCGGCAGCTGACCCCCAAACCATATCATTTAGATTCCTGGCAGATGGAGGCCCACTTACAGGTAGAAAATATTCGGGGAAAAACATTCCGGTAATGTTGTTATAAGTAACATAATTAATGTAGGTGGAGGCGGAAACTTCTGGAACCAACAATCGTCTGGTGGATTTTACCTTCTCTTCAGATGCCCGCTCAAGAGACGCTGAGGCAAGAATTGCCGGATAATTTTTCTTGGCAGTGTCCAGTAATTGTACAATTGTCGGTTGTGTTTGAGACCGTACATTTGTCCAAGAAACAGCAAGAATAGATGCCAACAGGATAAGCTTGAATTTTCGGATCATATTCAATTATTAATGTAATTCGTTACAAAATTATGACCCGATTCTGTAGAAATATGGGAACGAGAGTATTCTGCTATTTTAAAAAAATGAAATGATAAAGGATGCCGCATATCACACTAATGAGTATGGTTTTAAGCATGTTCCATTTGAGGATGAAGTAGGCAAAGGCGGCTATCAATCCGATCACCAATGAAGGAATGTTTATAGTCTCCCATTCCGGGATTAACCATCTTATTCCAAGTGAATGGCTTTCGTTCACTTTCCCAAACAGTGTGTGGATGGTAAACCAAACACCAAGGTTGAGTACTACACCTACAACAGCAGCCGTAATTCCTGATAAGGCAGTCGTCAGGCTTTTATTTCCTCTGAGGTATTCAATATAGGGAGCACCAGTAAATATGAACAAGAAGCAGGGAATAAAGGTAGTCCAGGTTACCAGTAAGGAAGCTAAGATTCCGGCCAGTAGAGGATCCATAGTGCCAGCAAAGCGGTAAGCTCCCATAAACCCTACAAATTGCACGACCTGTATGAGTGGACCCGGTGTGGTTTCTGCCATACCTAAACCATCCAGCATTTCTCCGCTTTTCAGCCAGCCGTAATCTT from Flagellimonas oceani encodes the following:
- a CDS encoding efflux RND transporter permease subunit; this translates as MIKLIISALRKPITVMVTLLAIVFFAVLSIRNMSVDIFPKLGTPTIYVAQTYGGLAPNQIEGFMTSYYEYHFLYINGIKEVESKTIQGVSLMKLIFHEGTDMSQALAEVVAQVNRSRAFMPPGTVPPFITRFDGGGAPVGQLVFSSETRSLGEIQDLALFKVRPKFASIPGVSAPPLLEETSVLY
- a CDS encoding TolC family protein — its product is MIRKFKLILLASILAVSWTNVRSQTQPTIVQLLDTAKKNYPAILASASLERASEEKVKSTRRLLVPEVSASTYINYVTYNNITGMFFPEYFLPVSGPPSARNLNDMVWGSAAGLLMKWEPYTFGRRNNEIKAAESTHEASTSIKDLTLLEHSVQLSSTYLDYLLAIQILDLLESDQERSRSNYEQAVVLANSGLVSGVDTARFRTELSKVKINILQQQNTIHEYKEKLSELIAADLPENLADSTFLKVLPRLPEVSGVIHPKENLAIAQWNAAQYQFKAEKLSWLPTLSVWGTAYGRGSGIQLDNNGNSFVNNPTDGFNLTRFNYGLGLQLTMPLTQISRYKTQWKAKEWETEAYKQQLEEVRLTLNKQKTIADKALETAMAIARETPYQVEDALYAYEAAQSRYQAGLMSFTELIESQNELITAEIELRKSYWEAWKALLYTAAVNGNLEIFLNQL